TGTGCCCGCAGCAACCGCCCCTTCACCGGCTCGTTAGTAACTGGAGAACTTATGCAAACGGAAGTAATCGAAGTTGACGGCAAAGAGGTCGTAGTCCGTGAAGATACCGCGAAAGCACATCGATTCGTGATGTGGGGCTACATTGTTGCAGGTATTGGGCTCGGGATCATGGTCGTGCTTGGCATCTTTCTATATATCGTGGCGGCAGTTGATGGAAATCCTGATGCCCCCGCCAACTCAATAAACGCGACCCGCGAATGATCGGTCTCGAAATTCTTAACGCTCTTGCACATAGTCCATCGACGCCGCTATTTATAGAACTGGGGCCAACGAAGCCCTTTCACCATCGTCCATTGGGCAGATTCATCAAGCTGTAACAAAGCTGCTGTTCGGTCACGGAACGGACTACTGAAAAGGCTCTCCTTTTGTAGAACGTCTTCGCGCGTCACAAATATCTTCTCGTTATTTCTATTCGTTGAAGGCGGTGCCGGACTCGAATCCCGCACCGCCATTCATTTATTTTTGAAGCTCAACTGCAAAGCAGAGTTATGGACTTCCTTTGCCAGTTACTGGACAAACGCATTGGGAACCGGCTTGTCCGTTCCCAAACCGAAGGATTGAACACCCATTGTTCCGCTCGAAGTTCTCAAAATGTACCAAGCGCCATTTCGATATATTGCGACATCTGTTTTGCCGTCGCCGTCATAGTCGGCCGGAACCGGGATGTCGGTGCTTAAGCCCCAATTCAAATACACAGCCTGACCATTTGAGCTCTGCTTTATGTACCAGGTTCCATTCCGAAATACTGCAAGGTCGGTTTTCGAATCACCATCGTAATCAGCGTTTACAAACCTATCAGTCGGTAGTCCCCAGAAATCGTATCTGATCTGCAGATTCGAGCTTTGAAGTATGTACCATTCTGAAGTCGATGTCCGAAAGACCGCCCTGTCGCGCTTTCCATCGCCGTCGAAATCGCCAGGCATCGGGATATCGCCCGAGAGTCCCCACGGCAAATAAGTGACGTCGCCTCCAGGATTATTTAGGGAGCCTCTGAAATAAAAGCTGCTCTGCCCGCCGCCGACCGGTGCCCTGAAAACAGCCGGATCAGCTTTGCCGTCACCGTCCCAATCTCCAACGACTGCCGGATCGTCGCCGGTCTGTCCGAATCTCTCGATCCGAACGGTCGTGCTGGAACTTTGAAGGATGTAGAATGCTGCAACTGTTGGATCATCCGGGCGCCATACCGCGATATCTGCCTTGTCATCGCCGTCAAAGTCAGCAGGGGTTATATCGTCGGTTGAGATTCCCCACTGGATAGCGCCGACCCCGTTCGTGGTCTGATTCAAATACCAGGTACCGGTAGATTGACGAAATACGCTGGCGTCCGCCTTTCCGTCGCCGTCAAAATCCGAAAAGCCGTGTCGAATTATCACGGGCGTTGCAGGTTGAGAGACCGCGTTGGTCGTGTAGGTTTGATCGCCGTTATCGTCGTCCTGATTGTCGCCGTGAAGGCCCGCGGCATAAAAGGTCACTGGCCCAACATTGGTTGCAGGTGCCGTCCAATTAAATGTCCACGAAGACGAACCGGTTTGGCCCGGAAAAACGCCAGCGGCGGCCTGTTCGATATAGCTTTTGCTATTAGCAGTCCTGATCCGGGTAGTAGCATTAACATTCGCGAATGTGCCCGCAGCCGTGTTCGATCCGGTGAGCGACGTGAGTTCAAACCCCCAACTTGACCGAGACATATCGGTTGTAGAATTGTGCACTTGGATGGAATATGTTTGTCCCGGTACGTAATTGGTCGGAACGACTATCGAGAACTGTCCCGTTTGGGGATTAGATGCGTGGCAAGATGTACAAGTGGACTCACCTGGAGCTCCCGTCCGACCTGCGGGTGGGCCCGAGGTGGATGCGATCGCTGTCGGAGACACGCGTTCTGTTGAAAAAACGATAAATGAAACGAATCCTGCAAATATCACGATCGTGATGATCTTCAGCGATCTTATAGCGGTTGTCATTATTTTATCCTCCGTGAGACATATTGTATTGCGTGGGCCATTCCGATGCTCTAGCTCGTTCGTGTCCACTCGGTTCGATTTCGTATAGAGAGCAGGCTGTCCATCAGCAGATCCAATATTCCTGGCCGAGAGTTTTCACGATGAGATCGTAAATGCTCCGATCTGGAGTTGGAGCTTTTCGTCCGATCTCTTTATCACGCCGATGGCGGGCTTCAACGCGTGGTACACAAACCTGACGCAATACGGGTGCCACGTTAAAAGTGGTTGATTCCGAGCGTTTCAACATATCTCGTCAGGTATTTTGGTCTTGCTCTCAATTTGATAGAAAAGAGCTGTCGCGAACCAGTGCACGGACGAGCGCGAATAAATTCGCTGTTTTCGGACAATCGTGGCTGCCGTCTTCTTTATGCCGCAATGCGGAATTTTCGGTAACGACCATATGAGATTAGACATTCTCTTGTTTTCACTTTTCCAAAACAGGGCCATCCGGTTTCGATTCGTTCGGCCTCGATCAGATGCAGAAATTGCCGAATATTAGTTTCGGTACGCTTACTTTTAATTTGATGCCAAACGGTTTAAGATTTCGGGGGCTGTCTTCACATCCTTCATCTCGATTTGTGTGCCCAAATTCGCTGACGAAACCTGGAATATCATGACCTTTTTTGTTTCTACCTTTGAGTCGTTCAGCGGCTTGCCCGATGTCGTTGGCTTTATCCTCGTAGGTGTGTTCGGTGCCGCCGTCGGGAGCTTTTTGAACGTTGTGATCCATCGCGTGCCGAGGGAAGAATCCATCGTTTTTCCAAATTCCGCATGCCCAAAATGCGGAGCTGCGATAAAACAGTACGACAACATTCCTATCCTCAGTTGGCTGTTACTTCGCGGAAAATGCAGAGGCTGTAAAGAACCGATCTCAATACGCTATCCGGCAGTGGAGTTGCTGAATGCGGTTTTGTGGCTGCTCGTTTTTTGGCAGTTCGGCCTTAGCCCGCTGTTGCCGGTCGGCTTGGTTCTCGTTTCGGTGATAGTCGCCCTGATGTTCATCGATGCGGAGCACATGATACTTCCAAACGCGATAACCTACCCGTTCTTGCTTTTCGCGCTATCAGTCAGGTTGGTGCTCCCGCTCGTTTTCGGCGACGCAGTTTTCAGCGACATGTCCTATAGCCCGCTTTCCGGTATTCTGGTGGAGTATCCGGCTGCAGCGGTCTCGCTGCTTGGTGCGATCCTGGGTGCGGCGGCCGGAGGTGGTTCGCTTTGGTTCGTCGGCGAGGTTTGGAAACGATTCAGGGGTGTCGAAGCGATGGGTCTCGGAGATGTCAAGATGATGTTTGGCGTTGGTGCTCTTTTGGGCTGGCGATTGTCTTTGCTATCGATCTTCATTGCAGCCTTTGCCGGAGCAATTGTCGGCGGCGTTCTGATCGCATCAAAAAAGGACAAGAGTCTTCAAACTCAGATACCATTTGGGATCTTTCTGGGAATCGGGTCGATCGCGGCCTTTCTGTTCGGTGAGAGGATCATTGCTTGGTACGTGAATAACTTCATTCCTTAAACGGTCTTTGCCGATCCCTCTAGACAGCTTGAAGAACAATACACGATCTTATTTCCGAGCATAATGGCGTTATTTTCTGAAACCCATTTTCCACACTTAGAGCAATTGACAAGAACCTCATTCGAGCGGCCAGGCAAGTCGGATTTGCCGTTATTGACTTTCGGATTTCCGTCTCGAGCGGATTTGATCATCCGCCACATCTGGATCACTGTCCAAATTTGACGCCGATATCGAAAAGCGGTCAGCCCGAAGAGTACCGCGATCACCAATAGAACTAAAAGGGCCTCTCTCATTGTTTTGGCGGGTTCTGGGTCAATATCGACGATAGCTCATTCACCGCCGGACTTTTCGGATTGATGACCTTCAACTGTTCCAAAAGATCGGCGGCCTCGTCCCCGCGTCCCATACGCCAGAGGGTCTGAATCGCGAATTGAAGCGTCTTTTCATTCTTGGGGTCGATCTTTAATGAACGGTCGAATTCTCGCTTTGCAGCGGCCAGATCCTGCGGGTCCTGAAGAAAATAGGAAAGCCCTAGGTCGGTGATCACGTTGCTGTCCGTTGGATTATCCGCTAGCGCCGCTGAATAATATTTCCGGGCTTTTTCAAAACTCTCGTTTTGTTTACCAAAGTAACCCATATCGAAATGAGCATTTCCGGCCGCCACTTTTAGTTCCCGGTCCTTTGGAGAAAGCGAAATTGCTCTTTCGATCAATCTGGCCGATTCACCCAACAGCCGAACGTCCTGCTTCATCGAAGAATATCGGTAAAGCGCAAGGCCCAAATTACGCTGAAAGCCGAGATTTTCCGGACTTGCGTCAGCCTCAGAGATCTTGGCCTGGATCTCATTTTCGGCAAGTTCGGTCTGACCTGTTTGCTGAGCGGAACTGCCCGAGGTCGATCTCAATCGTTCGTTCTCGGCCCGCAGCACATCCATTTCGCCACGATTAAATGTATTTGCAAGGAAAAACCCAAAAGCGAATCCAAGCAAAGCAACGGCAGCAGCAACAAGGAAGGTATTCTTCTCCATGTAAGGTGATTCTAACAAAACCGGCACGTCTAAGAAAAAACGCCGGCCCAAATGGACTGCGGCGTTTTACGTCGTCTGAGCTAATGGGACGTCTGGCTATTTACTGTCGTCGTCAGACGGCGGTATGTAGGGCAGATCTTCGGCACGGCGTCTAGTCGGGGGATCGCTTGCCCTACGGCGCGGGACGGCACCGGTCGTCCGTCGGTCGACGCTTCCGGCCGGCAAGCCTTTTCCGTGTACGGCTTCGACGAGAATTCGGGTTATTTCCTGAGATAGGGTCCTGTGTTCCGCGGCGGCACGACGCCTGAGCGACTCTTTTAGCTCATTTGGAACGTAGGCGCCAATGAATACACCTTTTCTGTTAGCCATACGATCGATTGTTTCTCCTAGAATTACGTGAACGACGGAAAAAGTGCTTGCCGTGGTACAAACCTATAAGCCGAATTTTGTCCTGCCGAAACCGACAGTTGACGATCATTCATCTAGGCCGGACGTTACCATCCGACTCTAGCGACCTACCCGAAAACACCGACGATGTTTCCATCGTACATCGGGCGGGCAGCCCGTTAGCGTTTTCCTATTTGGTCTTGCACCACGAGGAGTTTACCTGGCCGCGCCTGTTTCCATGCACGCCGGTGAGCTCTTACCTCACCGTTTCACCCTTGACCTTCGAAAAGGCAGGTCTGTTCTCTGTTGCACTTGTCGTAATCGCCATATTCTGGCGATTCCCGGGTGTTACCCGGCTCGTTGCCCTTTGGTGTTCGGACTTTCCTCTGTCTTACGACAGCGACCGTCCAGTTCGCCCCACGGC
The DNA window shown above is from Chloracidobacterium sp. and carries:
- a CDS encoding tetratricopeptide repeat protein, whose amino-acid sequence is MEKNTFLVAAAVALLGFAFGFFLANTFNRGEMDVLRAENERLRSTSGSSAQQTGQTELAENEIQAKISEADASPENLGFQRNLGLALYRYSSMKQDVRLLGESARLIERAISLSPKDRELKVAAGNAHFDMGYFGKQNESFEKARKYYSAALADNPTDSNVITDLGLSYFLQDPQDLAAAKREFDRSLKIDPKNEKTLQFAIQTLWRMGRGDEAADLLEQLKVINPKSPAVNELSSILTQNPPKQ
- a CDS encoding prepilin peptidase; translation: MTFFVSTFESFSGLPDVVGFILVGVFGAAVGSFLNVVIHRVPREESIVFPNSACPKCGAAIKQYDNIPILSWLLLRGKCRGCKEPISIRYPAVELLNAVLWLLVFWQFGLSPLLPVGLVLVSVIVALMFIDAEHMILPNAITYPFLLFALSVRLVLPLVFGDAVFSDMSYSPLSGILVEYPAAAVSLLGAILGAAAGGGSLWFVGEVWKRFRGVEAMGLGDVKMMFGVGALLGWRLSLLSIFIAAFAGAIVGGVLIASKKDKSLQTQIPFGIFLGIGSIAAFLFGERIIAWYVNNFIP